The region GGTCCCGGCTATCAGCCGGGCCGCCACGCTCACCGGAAGCTGCGCGTCCTCGGGACTCGCCACGAGCCAGCCCAGGCTGCGCAGGAGATCGCGTTCGGCCAGCGGGTCGGCCCTGCCGATTCCCCGGGATAGCCGCGAGAGGTGGGCCTGGGCGAGGCGCTCCACCGAAACGGCCGCGGACCCCCGGGGCAGCGTACGTTCCATCAAACCGCGCCCTCGACTTCCCGCCGGTTGAACGGCCCGGGATTCGTTTTCAAATCCTCCCGGACATTCAAGTACCGTTCCGATCTTTGTCGCAAGCCTCCTGGAGGCGGTTCCTTGCGCCGCTTCATGCGGTTGCATTCTTCTTTTAGCCGTCCGCCTGGGTTTTCCTCTTTTCGCAAACGCCCTCCTGCCCGCCGCTCACCAGGCAAATGTGAGCTGCTCGGTGACACTCGCCGGCGCGGCCGCCACCCGCGCCTCATCGCGCGATTCGGAAAAACCTGCCTCTTCCTTGAACGCCCCGACGCGCCGCTCGATCCGCTCCCTGTAGGAGCGTGCCGGGTAAGCTGAAAAGGGCGTGAACAATCTCGCGTACAGCCGCCGAAGCTCGGGGAAGTGGCGGAAAAGCCACCCCCGGTAGACCTCCCAGGCCCCTTCGCAGAGCCTCAGAGAATTGGCGTGAAGCTCACAGGCGCCGGCTTCTGCGGCCGCCTGAACCAGACGGCGAAGGTGCGGTTCCTGATCGGTCAGCCCGGGCAGCACGGGGGCCACCAGTACCCCCACCCGGACGCCGGCCGCAGCAAGCTCCCGAACGGCGCGCAGCCGCTGGCGTGGCGGGGGCGTCCCGGGTTCCAGGGCTCGGGCAAGGGTCCTGTCCAGCGTGGTAATCGTAACCCACACGGTGGTTTGGGGCGCCTGCTGGCAAAGTTCCGCGAGCAGGTCCCGGTCGCGCAGGATCAGGGTGGACTTGGTCACCAGACAGACCGGGCTGTTGTATTCCAGGAAGGCCGCCAGGGAGCGGCGTGTAAGCCTGAGCCGCCCCTCCACCGGCTGGTAGGGATCCGTGGCCGTACCCACGGCAACCACCTCACGGCGCCAGGCGGGGTCGGCGAGTTCGACGCGGAGGCGCTCCG is a window of Bacillota bacterium DNA encoding:
- a CDS encoding radical SAM protein, giving the protein MRSQAAPGALAGRLRLLPMPLKRAIHPVRGMPFSWAFNPYRGCAHACVYCYARRTHEYLGYNSAEDFERIILVKYDAPERLRVELADPAWRREVVAVGTATDPYQPVEGRLRLTRRSLAAFLEYNSPVCLVTKSTLILRDRDLLAELCQQAPQTTVWVTITTLDRTLARALEPGTPPPRQRLRAVRELAAAGVRVGVLVAPVLPGLTDQEPHLRRLVQAAAEAGACELHANSLRLCEGAWEVYRGWLFRHFPELRRLYARLFTPFSAYPARSYRERIERRVGAFKEEAGFSESRDEARVAAAPASVTEQLTFAW